Proteins encoded in a region of the Streptomyces sp. NBC_01298 genome:
- a CDS encoding GNAT family N-acetyltransferase, translating to MNAPVTLHAAATWTAPALVLRPWCADDVTALVEAYRDPGLRRWASPPVEGAEDGLRWVRDRERDWASGTRFGFAVLEETLGAPAVAGHVVLKGVGPGKPSAEVGYWTAARARGRGVAPRALDALGTWAFESFRADGLECLELLHQADNAASCRVAEKSGYAFGRILPSAPPSYPLDGHLHLRHADDARSALSASSASSALSGLRPIVQP from the coding sequence ATGAACGCTCCCGTCACCCTCCACGCGGCCGCGACGTGGACCGCGCCCGCGCTCGTGCTTCGCCCCTGGTGCGCGGACGATGTCACCGCGCTGGTCGAGGCGTACCGGGATCCCGGCCTGCGGCGGTGGGCGAGTCCTCCCGTGGAGGGCGCGGAGGACGGGCTGCGGTGGGTGCGGGACCGGGAGCGGGACTGGGCCTCGGGCACGCGGTTCGGCTTCGCCGTCCTGGAGGAGACCCTCGGGGCCCCCGCTGTGGCGGGCCACGTGGTGCTGAAGGGAGTCGGACCCGGCAAGCCCTCCGCCGAGGTCGGCTACTGGACGGCGGCGCGGGCCCGAGGGCGGGGCGTGGCCCCACGAGCCCTGGACGCCCTCGGTACTTGGGCCTTCGAGTCCTTCCGGGCCGATGGTCTGGAATGCCTCGAACTCCTCCACCAGGCGGACAACGCGGCATCCTGCCGGGTCGCCGAGAAGAGCGGCTACGCGTTCGGCAGGATCCTGCCGTCGGCGCCGCCCTCCTACCCGCTCGACGGGCACCTGCACCTGCGGCACGCGGATGATGCCCGATCCGCGCTGTCAGCGTCGTCGGCGTCGTCGGCGTTGTCAGGGCTGCGCCCTATCGTGCAGCCATGA
- a CDS encoding DUF1697 domain-containing protein, whose amino-acid sequence MTKTTKYAALLRGINVGGNKKVPMAELRQVLADLGHEEVQTYLQSGNAVFADASGKTPTALARELEAAIEAHFGFRVPCLVLDGAHLRAVADACPFPAAELEGKQLHATFCSEQPAESRFASIDAPAYLPEEYRVGDRVIYLYAPNGLGRSKLGESLAKPAVVKGLDVTTRNWNTVVKLVELTEE is encoded by the coding sequence ATGACCAAGACGACGAAGTACGCGGCGCTGCTCCGGGGCATCAACGTCGGCGGGAACAAGAAGGTCCCGATGGCCGAGCTGCGCCAAGTCCTGGCAGACCTCGGCCACGAGGAGGTGCAGACGTACCTCCAGAGCGGCAACGCCGTCTTCGCCGACGCGAGCGGCAAGACCCCGACCGCCCTCGCCCGCGAGCTGGAGGCCGCCATCGAGGCCCACTTCGGCTTCCGGGTCCCCTGCCTGGTGCTCGACGGCGCCCACCTGCGCGCCGTCGCCGACGCCTGCCCCTTCCCCGCGGCCGAACTCGAAGGCAAACAGCTCCACGCCACCTTCTGCTCCGAGCAGCCCGCCGAGTCCCGCTTCGCCTCGATCGACGCCCCCGCGTACCTCCCGGAGGAGTACCGCGTGGGCGACCGCGTCATCTACCTCTACGCCCCCAACGGCCTGGGCCGCTCCAAACTGGGCGAGTCCCTCGCGAAGCCGGCGGTGGTCAAGGGCCTGGACGTGACCACCCGCAACTGGAACACCGTCGTGAAGCTGGTGGAACTCACGGAGGAATGA
- a CDS encoding AraC family transcriptional regulator, which yields MDVLSDVIALMRTGRPTSALVRWHAPWGQRFPAVPGSAGFQVVLSGSCLLEKASGPVRLNPGDVLFLPHGHGYTLLGEPSAQPAEPRWDPTREPALLVRDTVGEPGSGPVTVTLCGGYKIEAEFAHPLLRELPEVLHLPAGQPGAAEAVALLAREAEEPGLGTDTLLPALLDVLLLYVLRAYVGGACGPGGACGPGGAAGTDGEAGRTGWAAALADPAVGAALAAVHTEPDRPWTVASLAARAGLSRAAFARRFHERVGQPPLAYLTWWRMTTAARLLRTTDTSLSVLAARSGYTSEYAFAHAFKRAHGIPPGRFRGGRHDEGTAQTVSLGSPR from the coding sequence GTGGACGTACTCAGCGATGTCATCGCGCTCATGCGTACGGGCAGGCCCACGTCGGCGCTCGTACGGTGGCACGCGCCCTGGGGCCAGCGGTTCCCCGCGGTCCCCGGGTCCGCCGGGTTCCAGGTGGTGCTCAGCGGAAGCTGTCTGCTGGAGAAAGCCTCGGGGCCGGTCCGCCTGAACCCCGGGGACGTGCTGTTCCTGCCGCACGGCCACGGGTACACCTTGCTCGGCGAGCCGTCGGCGCAGCCGGCCGAACCCCGCTGGGACCCCACCCGCGAACCCGCCCTGCTCGTCCGGGACACCGTCGGGGAACCGGGCTCCGGGCCGGTCACCGTAACCCTGTGCGGCGGATACAAGATCGAGGCGGAGTTCGCGCATCCGCTGCTGCGCGAACTCCCCGAGGTGCTCCACCTGCCGGCCGGGCAGCCCGGCGCGGCCGAGGCGGTGGCCCTCCTGGCCCGGGAGGCCGAGGAGCCCGGGCTGGGGACGGACACGCTGCTCCCGGCCCTGCTGGACGTGCTGCTGCTCTACGTCCTGCGGGCCTACGTGGGCGGAGCTTGCGGACCGGGCGGGGCTTGCGGACCGGGCGGGGCCGCCGGGACCGACGGGGAGGCCGGGCGGACGGGCTGGGCGGCGGCGCTCGCCGACCCCGCCGTCGGCGCCGCACTGGCAGCCGTCCACACCGAACCGGACCGCCCCTGGACGGTCGCCTCCCTGGCGGCACGGGCCGGACTGTCGCGGGCCGCGTTCGCCCGCCGGTTCCACGAACGCGTCGGGCAGCCGCCGCTCGCCTACCTGACGTGGTGGCGCATGACCACGGCCGCGCGCCTGCTGCGCACCACCGACACGTCCCTGTCGGTCCTGGCGGCCCGCTCCGGCTACACCTCGGAGTACGCCTTCGCCCACGCCTTCAAACGGGCCCACGGGATCCCGCCCGGACGCTTCCGCGGCGGGCGGCACGACGAAGGGACGGCCCAGACCGTTTCCCTCGGATCACCTCGCTGA
- a CDS encoding NADP-dependent oxidoreductase: MNATRQPAATMLAARIHAYGGPAVIRHEEVPVPVPAPGEVLVEVAATSFNPSELALRAGWLRDVLPLDLPYVPGWDLAGTVVTTGERVIGRLDAGGTAAPYVSVAPGLLVPAPRSLPLTAAAAIPVAGLTAWQALFEAAGIGPGSRILINGAGGGVGAFAVQLARWAGATVVATASPRSALAVRRYGARRVIDHTAGPLSTALEGEPLDAVLNLAPIAPEAAAALPALLGPGGVAVSVATPIPGGIHLVARQDTGQLARLVELVDAGDLEVAPAAVRPLADLADVHAEAEAGTLVRGKTVLVPDASRRASL; the protein is encoded by the coding sequence ATGAACGCAACCCGACAGCCCGCCGCCACGATGCTCGCGGCCCGCATCCACGCCTACGGCGGCCCCGCCGTCATCCGCCACGAGGAAGTACCGGTCCCCGTCCCGGCTCCGGGCGAGGTCCTCGTAGAGGTGGCGGCCACCTCCTTCAACCCGTCCGAACTCGCCCTGCGCGCCGGGTGGCTGCGGGACGTCCTGCCCCTGGACCTGCCGTACGTCCCGGGCTGGGACCTGGCCGGCACGGTCGTGACCACCGGGGAACGGGTGATCGGCCGGCTGGACGCGGGCGGAACCGCCGCCCCGTACGTGTCCGTCGCCCCTGGACTGCTGGTCCCCGCCCCCCGCTCCCTCCCCCTCACGGCGGCGGCCGCGATCCCGGTGGCCGGACTGACCGCCTGGCAGGCGCTGTTCGAGGCGGCCGGGATCGGCCCGGGCAGCCGGATCCTGATCAACGGGGCCGGCGGCGGCGTGGGCGCCTTCGCCGTGCAGCTCGCGCGCTGGGCCGGGGCCACCGTCGTGGCGACCGCGAGCCCGCGCAGCGCCCTGGCGGTGCGGCGGTACGGGGCCCGGCGGGTGATCGACCACACGGCCGGTCCGCTCTCCACGGCCCTGGAGGGTGAACCCCTGGACGCCGTGCTCAACCTGGCCCCGATCGCCCCGGAGGCCGCCGCCGCCCTGCCGGCCCTCCTCGGACCGGGCGGCGTGGCGGTCTCCGTGGCGACCCCGATCCCCGGCGGCATCCACCTGGTGGCCCGCCAGGACACCGGGCAGCTCGCGCGCCTGGTCGAGCTGGTCGACGCGGGCGACCTGGAGGTCGCCCCCGCCGCGGTCCGCCCGCTGGCCGACCTGGCCGACGTACACGCGGAAGCCGAAGCGGGAACCCTCGTCCGCGGAAAGACGGTCCTGGTTCCGGACGCGAGCCGGCGCGCGTCCCTCTGA
- a CDS encoding aldo/keto reductase, with product MSVDVDETFALGGDLPVRRLGLGTGGLVGSGYWGARDTRPASVALLRTAVARGVTLIDTADNYGPHLAEELVAEALHPYGERLVVSTKGGVVRTGPDQWHAAGRPEDLRSMCEASLRRLRLDRIDLYQLHRFDPAVPPAEQLGTLAELRAEGKIRHIGLNTVTADQLREALAVVPVASVQNPYNVLDRSSAELLALCEARGIAFLPYYPLGSGALTRESAAALTAVATEHGASTGQIALAWLLQHSPVLCPTPGTGSPDHLAENLDAATVHLTPHEMTLLNGLAD from the coding sequence ATGTCTGTTGACGTGGATGAGACGTTCGCCCTCGGGGGCGACCTGCCCGTGCGCCGCCTCGGACTCGGCACCGGCGGTCTGGTCGGCTCCGGCTACTGGGGCGCGCGCGACACGCGCCCCGCGTCGGTCGCGCTGCTGCGCACCGCCGTCGCACGCGGGGTCACCCTGATCGACACCGCCGACAACTACGGCCCCCACCTGGCCGAGGAGCTGGTCGCCGAGGCCCTCCACCCGTACGGGGAGCGGCTGGTGGTCTCCACCAAGGGCGGGGTGGTGCGCACCGGCCCCGACCAGTGGCACGCGGCGGGCCGCCCGGAGGACCTGCGCTCGATGTGCGAGGCGAGCCTGCGCAGGCTCCGCCTCGACCGGATCGACCTCTACCAACTGCACCGCTTCGACCCGGCCGTCCCGCCGGCGGAGCAGCTGGGCACGCTGGCCGAGCTCCGGGCGGAGGGCAAGATCCGCCACATCGGGCTGAACACGGTGACGGCGGACCAGCTCAGGGAGGCCCTGGCCGTGGTGCCGGTGGCCTCGGTGCAGAACCCGTACAACGTCCTGGACCGCTCCTCCGCGGAGCTCCTCGCCCTGTGCGAGGCCCGGGGCATCGCCTTCCTCCCCTACTACCCGCTGGGCAGCGGGGCCCTGACCCGGGAGAGCGCCGCCGCGCTGACGGCGGTCGCCACCGAACACGGCGCGTCCACCGGCCAGATCGCCCTGGCCTGGCTCCTCCAGCACTCCCCGGTCCTGTGCCCCACCCCCGGCACGGGCTCCCCGGACCACCTGGCGGAGAACCTGGACGCGGCGACGGTCCACCTGACCCCGCACGAGATGACCCTGCTGAACGGGCTGGCGGACTAG